Proteins encoded within one genomic window of Ranitomeya variabilis isolate aRanVar5 chromosome 4, aRanVar5.hap1, whole genome shotgun sequence:
- the GABARAPL1 gene encoding gamma-aminobutyric acid receptor-associated protein-like 1, translating into MKFQYKEDHPYEYRKKEGEKIRKKYPDRVPVIVEKAPKARVPDLDKRKYLVPSDLTVGQFYFLIRKRIHLRPEDALFFFVNNTIPPTSATMGQLYEDNHEEDCFLYVAYSDESVYGK; encoded by the exons ATGAAATTTCAATATAAAGAGGATCATCCCTATGAATATAGGAAGAAGGAGGGAGAGAAGATCAGGAAGAAATATCCAGACAGGGTCCCT gtcATTGTAGAAAAAGCCCCCAAAGCTCGAGTCCCAGATTTAGACAAAAGGAAATACTTAGTGCCGTCAGACCTCACTG TTGGACAGTTTTACTTCCTCATCAGGAAGCGGATTCACCTTCGCCCCGAGGATGCGCTCTTCTTCTTTGTTAACAACACCATTCCCCCCACTAGTGCTACCATGGGACAACTATATGAA GATAACCATGAGGAGGATTGTTTTCTGTACGTGGCCTACAGCGATGAGAGTGTGTATGGCAAGTGA